Proteins from a single region of Desulfobacter postgatei 2ac9:
- a CDS encoding TonB-dependent receptor, which translates to MKTHLLKGCIFAAGLMLFLSCISPLQADENKTDKNTVSPKVQEIEEMVVEDEARVQGYKTTPSQTTIELEEITFIGEPIYVLDAIKTNAMVDFRGTSDLDPGVDSIYLNGFDTTRFVTALDDVTLQKTGGRKSSNVVDWAQLPAFLLESVEILPGPHSVLYDGKSIGGVLNMKTKTPKEYRTRVPQLTYTTGYRSYDTFSNTAVIQGGVEKFIYDIAYQNYMTDGYLRNSETETNIGFGRLGFILPGDGYITFSASLSDIDRNSPVNNPGTAIDGTTDVDASYPEVTDSVWDSWQNPTWDSTAETYRLNYAQTLGLNTIFVGAYYGEETRDRAYLDWVDAKDKSKGIVPTSMETDWWQQGGKIKDEIKWAGGETTVGVDFTQLFDESVDDSKTERIRKKGAFVQHKFGVIPHVDMTLGLRYEDVNICVSNWSNGNLYNSYYDKYVKRDFDQIIPKSMTTWHMDHLGAWFRDTSLSAGVSKIWHAPDYHGDYNPQGRPAGIALEPEHGMGYDLMINRRLWGNINLKAGYAFYDIKDFIATNSSFAQYSGAGAGVLRFSDYKVNLEEVYRHGTTLELSGNITPELSFYLSWAWQKFENQGNEPAGETELDQRAEHQVGIGLRYAFNEKATLMLDYTYQSDESTEVSEEIADDVWNFHEVDIPAHSVVDLGFEYKCFEQLGWLKNGTVNVYIKNLLDQDYYDSTGYPATDRTVGITFTIKI; encoded by the coding sequence TTGAAAACTCACTTACTGAAAGGCTGCATCTTTGCAGCCGGCCTGATGTTGTTCCTCTCTTGCATAAGTCCTTTACAGGCGGATGAAAATAAAACAGACAAAAACACGGTCAGCCCAAAAGTTCAGGAAATAGAAGAGATGGTTGTAGAAGACGAGGCCCGGGTCCAGGGGTATAAAACAACACCGTCCCAGACCACCATTGAACTTGAAGAGATCACATTCATCGGAGAGCCCATCTATGTTTTAGATGCGATCAAAACCAATGCCATGGTGGATTTTCGAGGGACATCAGACCTGGACCCCGGGGTGGACAGCATCTATCTGAACGGCTTCGATACCACACGATTTGTCACGGCCCTGGATGACGTGACCCTTCAGAAAACCGGCGGCCGCAAGTCAAGCAATGTTGTGGATTGGGCACAGCTGCCCGCATTTCTGCTCGAGTCCGTCGAAATCCTCCCCGGCCCCCATTCCGTTCTGTACGATGGCAAAAGCATCGGCGGGGTCTTAAACATGAAAACAAAGACCCCAAAGGAATACCGGACCCGGGTACCGCAGCTGACGTATACAACGGGATACCGGTCATATGATACCTTTTCCAATACAGCCGTTATTCAGGGTGGCGTTGAAAAATTTATCTACGACATTGCATACCAAAATTATATGACAGACGGGTATCTGCGCAACAGTGAGACCGAAACCAACATCGGGTTCGGACGCCTGGGATTTATACTGCCTGGCGATGGATATATCACCTTTTCCGCCTCATTATCAGATATTGACCGCAATTCACCGGTTAACAATCCCGGTACGGCGATAGACGGAACAACAGACGTTGACGCCTCCTACCCCGAGGTAACGGACAGTGTCTGGGATTCCTGGCAGAACCCCACCTGGGACAGCACGGCAGAGACCTACCGTCTCAACTACGCCCAGACATTAGGGCTCAACACAATCTTTGTCGGCGCTTATTACGGGGAAGAGACCCGTGACCGGGCCTACTTAGACTGGGTGGACGCGAAAGATAAATCCAAGGGAATCGTACCAACCTCCATGGAAACGGACTGGTGGCAGCAGGGTGGAAAAATTAAGGACGAAATCAAATGGGCCGGGGGTGAAACCACTGTAGGTGTCGACTTTACCCAGCTTTTTGATGAAAGTGTGGACGACAGTAAAACAGAGCGAATTCGCAAAAAAGGCGCATTTGTCCAGCATAAATTCGGCGTTATTCCCCATGTGGACATGACCCTGGGATTACGGTACGAGGATGTCAATATCTGTGTCAGCAACTGGTCCAACGGCAATCTGTATAACTCATATTACGACAAATATGTGAAGCGGGACTTTGACCAGATCATCCCAAAATCCATGACCACCTGGCATATGGACCATTTAGGTGCCTGGTTCCGGGACACCTCCCTTTCCGCCGGTGTCAGCAAAATCTGGCACGCCCCCGACTACCACGGTGATTACAACCCCCAGGGTCGACCTGCCGGTATTGCCCTGGAACCGGAACACGGCATGGGATATGACCTGATGATAAACCGCAGACTCTGGGGCAACATCAACCTGAAAGCCGGGTATGCGTTTTACGATATCAAGGATTTCATCGCCACCAACAGCAGCTTTGCCCAGTATTCAGGCGCCGGGGCCGGGGTGTTGCGATTCAGCGACTATAAAGTCAACCTGGAGGAGGTTTATCGCCACGGTACCACCCTCGAGTTGTCAGGAAATATCACTCCGGAACTCTCTTTTTATCTGAGCTGGGCCTGGCAAAAATTTGAAAACCAGGGAAACGAACCGGCCGGAGAGACCGAACTGGACCAGCGGGCCGAGCACCAGGTCGGGATTGGATTGCGCTATGCCTTTAACGAAAAAGCAACCCTGATGCTGGATTACACCTACCAGAGTGACGAATCCACCGAGGTCTCCGAAGAGATTGCCGATGACGTCTGGAATTTTCACGAGGTGGACATCCCGGCCCACAGTGTGGTGGACTTAGGTTTTGAGTACAAATGTTTTGAACAGCTTGGCTGGCTGAAAAACGGCACCGTGAACGTATATATTAAGAACTTGCTGGACCAAGACTATTATGACAGTACGGGGTATCCGGCCACGGATAGGACAGTAGGCATCACCTTCACCATTAAGATATAG
- a CDS encoding ABC transporter permease encodes MNLSSLSKLLSGMTPSGRAGLFVLGAVIFLALAAPMVCSHSHRQMSGPALIPPGPHHIMGTDELGVDLWAQICHGARISLLVGMGTALAAGLGGGIAGIVSGYTGGIVDMIIMRMVDVFLVLPDLPVMIVLAAFFGPSLTAIVLVLSCFSWVHTARIVRSRVLALKQRQYIRAAELNGASVFYLIRRHFLPEVFPLAAVSMIRLTGRAIVAEAGLSFLGLGDPSSGSWGLILHHATSFPGIYYTRFWQWWLVFPWFSLILMVVSLALVSRDMEKIADPRLGKRS; translated from the coding sequence ATGAATTTATCTTCTCTTTCGAAGCTTTTGTCCGGAATGACGCCTTCGGGCCGGGCCGGATTATTTGTTCTGGGTGCCGTTATCTTCCTGGCCCTGGCAGCGCCCATGGTTTGTTCCCATTCGCACCGGCAGATGTCAGGTCCGGCCCTGATCCCGCCCGGCCCGCACCACATCATGGGGACGGACGAACTGGGGGTGGATTTGTGGGCCCAGATCTGCCACGGCGCAAGAATCAGCCTGCTTGTAGGCATGGGCACGGCACTGGCCGCAGGGTTGGGCGGCGGCATTGCCGGGATTGTGTCCGGATATACCGGTGGCATTGTCGACATGATCATCATGCGCATGGTGGATGTGTTTCTGGTGCTGCCGGACCTGCCGGTGATGATTGTGCTGGCCGCCTTTTTCGGTCCCAGCCTGACGGCCATTGTCCTGGTGCTCTCCTGTTTTTCATGGGTTCACACGGCCAGAATTGTCCGGTCTAGGGTGTTGGCCTTGAAACAGCGTCAGTACATCCGGGCCGCTGAGCTGAACGGCGCATCTGTGTTTTACCTGATCCGCCGCCATTTTTTGCCCGAGGTGTTTCCCCTGGCAGCCGTGAGCATGATCCGGCTCACCGGCCGGGCCATTGTGGCCGAGGCCGGGCTCTCTTTTTTAGGATTAGGGGATCCCTCCTCCGGATCCTGGGGTCTGATCCTTCACCATGCCACCTCTTTTCCCGGTATCTATTACACACGGTTCTGGCAGTGGTGGCTGGTGTTCCCCTGGTTTTCCCTGATCCTGATGGTGGTCAGCCTGGCCCTGGTCAGCCGGGACATGGAAAAAATTGCAGACCCCAGGCTGGGAAAAAGGAGTTGA
- a CDS encoding tetratricopeptide repeat protein has translation MNPILKTVIVILAFAAATFFQLEKSLAQGYQKMPVGIQRLLINVRNAMDKNDYAAAVKLIQADQAKSKSNTPCSHPTVCLALGNCFLMQKEMPHAESAYLTALSLDKNYLDAQVNLAKVYTDTNRTAKAVKAFWAAYQLSDPKNPKYLYYSAVMALTDGKPQTAIRRFDSLFSAHPDQVTRQWRENYANALVTAQQWKKAAPVLRDLIAQSKGESRIKWQEALLQIYLTINDTGKALDLAGTLSRQAPSEARWWKALVHIHLTRGEYANAFEDLIIYSFVTPLTRQEKKLFADLSLQLNIPARAARMYETLITESAGKKSSPSHNRQMINGLVCAYRQMDRGDKALAVLNRLDPQAGNPELLLLKGAVLYETKNYKAADKAFRTAALKNCSQKGQAWLMAGYAAWQYNDIVASRSAFEQAAQYKHQREDALAAIAQLNRSTQM, from the coding sequence ATGAATCCGATTTTAAAAACCGTCATCGTCATTCTGGCTTTTGCCGCAGCGACCTTCTTTCAACTGGAAAAGAGCTTAGCCCAAGGTTATCAAAAAATGCCTGTTGGTATTCAGCGTCTGCTGATCAACGTCAGGAACGCCATGGATAAAAATGATTATGCTGCTGCCGTCAAGCTCATCCAGGCGGACCAGGCCAAATCCAAAAGCAATACCCCGTGCAGCCATCCAACTGTCTGCCTGGCCCTAGGCAATTGCTTTTTGATGCAAAAAGAAATGCCTCATGCAGAATCGGCATATCTGACGGCCTTGTCCCTGGATAAAAACTACCTGGATGCCCAGGTCAACCTGGCCAAGGTCTATACGGACACCAACCGGACCGCCAAAGCCGTCAAGGCATTTTGGGCCGCCTATCAACTATCTGACCCCAAAAATCCCAAATACCTGTACTACAGTGCAGTTATGGCGCTCACCGACGGCAAGCCCCAGACTGCAATCCGCAGATTTGACTCTTTATTTTCCGCCCATCCGGACCAGGTCACCCGGCAATGGCGGGAAAACTATGCCAATGCCCTGGTAACAGCCCAGCAATGGAAAAAAGCCGCGCCTGTGCTCAGGGATCTGATTGCCCAATCCAAGGGAGAATCTCGGATCAAATGGCAGGAGGCCCTGCTTCAGATTTACCTGACCATTAATGACACCGGCAAAGCCCTGGACCTTGCCGGTACCCTCAGCCGGCAGGCCCCGTCCGAAGCCAGGTGGTGGAAGGCCCTGGTCCACATCCATCTGACTAGGGGGGAGTATGCCAACGCCTTTGAAGATCTGATCATCTACAGTTTTGTAACTCCGTTGACACGGCAGGAAAAAAAACTGTTTGCAGATCTAAGTTTGCAGTTGAACATCCCTGCCCGGGCCGCCCGTATGTATGAAACCCTGATTACCGAATCGGCCGGAAAAAAGTCATCCCCAAGTCACAACAGACAGATGATAAACGGCCTCGTCTGTGCCTACCGCCAGATGGACCGGGGGGATAAGGCACTGGCAGTGCTCAACCGCCTTGATCCCCAAGCCGGTAATCCGGAACTTTTGCTGCTGAAAGGAGCTGTCCTGTACGAGACAAAAAATTATAAGGCTGCAGACAAGGCGTTCAGGACCGCAGCCCTAAAAAATTGTTCCCAAAAAGGACAGGCATGGCTGATGGCCGGGTATGCGGCCTGGCAGTATAACGATATTGTTGCCAGCCGCAGCGCGTTTGAACAGGCAGCGCAATATAAACACCAGCGCGAGGATGCCCTGGCAGCCATTGCCCAGCTTAACAGAAGCACCCAAATGTAA
- a CDS encoding ABC transporter permease, translated as MKTNQTAAGASGRVISYLVTVWVIITLNFLLPRMMPGDPFVHLSGDEGEDLPEFTEAQKNYYMDQYGFDDSVPVQYARYLVKLAHGDLGESVYFNNAVAGILARRLPWTLGLVTAAVTLSTIIGTFLGVVSAALRHQWADRLLFVGLILISEIPAFLMGLVILFIFAAALDLFPLSGAMSHFTGQMTLMEKATDIAAHAALPVATLTLARLGGIYLLARNSLVTVLEKDFMVTARAKGLTKIRIFWRHALRNALLPIVTRVFMSLGTLVGGAVLVENVFNYPGLGKLLRESVMVQDYPLIQGIFLLVTLAVLSANFMADLVYRRLDPRVSERTPVQGQRLVKA; from the coding sequence ATGAAAACAAATCAAACCGCTGCAGGGGCATCCGGCCGGGTGATTTCATACCTGGTGACGGTGTGGGTAATCATTACCCTAAATTTCCTTTTGCCGCGCATGATGCCCGGAGACCCGTTTGTTCATCTGTCCGGGGACGAAGGTGAAGACCTGCCGGAATTCACTGAGGCTCAGAAAAATTATTATATGGATCAATACGGGTTTGATGATTCCGTACCGGTCCAGTATGCTCGGTATCTGGTCAAGCTTGCCCATGGAGACCTTGGGGAATCGGTCTATTTTAACAACGCCGTCGCGGGAATTCTGGCCCGACGGCTGCCCTGGACCCTGGGCCTGGTGACTGCAGCCGTAACGCTCTCCACGATCATCGGTACTTTTTTGGGCGTGGTGTCGGCGGCATTGCGCCACCAGTGGGCAGATCGGCTTTTATTTGTGGGGCTGATCCTTATTTCCGAGATTCCGGCATTTCTTATGGGGCTGGTGATTCTTTTTATCTTTGCTGCGGCCCTGGACCTGTTTCCCCTGTCCGGGGCCATGTCCCATTTCACTGGCCAAATGACGCTCATGGAAAAGGCAACAGACATTGCCGCGCATGCGGCCCTGCCCGTGGCAACGCTGACCCTGGCCCGTCTGGGCGGCATTTATCTTCTGGCCCGGAACAGCCTTGTGACGGTGTTGGAAAAGGATTTCATGGTCACGGCCCGGGCCAAGGGACTGACAAAAATCAGGATATTTTGGCGACATGCCCTGCGCAACGCCCTGTTGCCCATTGTCACCCGGGTGTTTATGAGCCTTGGGACGCTTGTGGGCGGAGCCGTCCTGGTGGAGAACGTGTTTAACTATCCGGGACTGGGCAAGCTCTTGCGTGAATCGGTCATGGTCCAGGACTATCCGTTGATCCAGGGCATATTCCTTTTGGTGACCCTGGCGGTTTTGTCTGCCAATTTTATGGCAGACCTTGTGTACCGGCGGCTGGACCCCAGGGTGAGTGAGCGAACACCGGTTCAAGGACAAAGGCTGGTGAAAGCATGA
- a CDS encoding ABC transporter ATP-binding protein — translation MTLEPLLEINDLCLEYRQNDLVIPVLDRVNLSLAPGKTLGLIGESGCGKTSLAMAVMGLAKSARITGDIRFNGVELTGLKEKELAKFRWNRIALVFQNSQEVFNPVITVGEQVAETLIRHLGLNRAVASQQTASLFKQAGLEPVWQNAYAHQLSGGMRQRVLIAMAVACSPDLLIVDEPFTALDPAAASAMADLIVTLQQHLGFAMILISHAMPAIARMTENIVTLYAGQVIEAGPTQAVLADPCHPYTRGLINACPEFYGYKDLWGIAGTPPSPGSVSGCPFCPRCVQHGPNCSTRRPPLVEAGKSRQVACHKGGITTVLEARGLEKTFDLNGTAVKAVHQADITIKFGEVVALVGPSGSGKSTLAHLLVALEIPDKGRVIFQGTPLTDNRATSCMNGMQLVFQDPTQAVSPRLTVLEAVREPLDIMGWKTQQDRDEKALAALPLVHLSRDTGFLNQPCHALSGGQRQRVSVARALVTDPVLLIADEITAMLDPSAQAHLLRMLKGLQHKQGFSMLFISHDIHLTRKIADRAYVLDQGKIVAKGAGYEVFESTDPSEITFKIQRRV, via the coding sequence TTGACGCTTGAACCACTTCTGGAAATCAATGATCTATGCCTTGAATACAGGCAGAACGACTTGGTAATCCCTGTTCTGGACCGGGTCAACCTCTCCCTGGCCCCGGGTAAAACCCTGGGACTGATCGGGGAATCCGGGTGCGGCAAAACCAGCCTTGCCATGGCGGTCATGGGCCTTGCCAAATCCGCCCGAATCACAGGCGATATCCGCTTCAACGGCGTTGAGCTGACCGGATTGAAAGAAAAGGAGCTTGCGAAATTCCGATGGAACCGCATTGCCCTGGTTTTCCAAAACAGCCAGGAAGTGTTCAATCCGGTTATTACGGTGGGAGAACAGGTAGCCGAAACCCTGATCCGTCACTTGGGCCTTAATCGGGCGGTAGCCAGTCAACAGACAGCCAGCCTCTTTAAGCAGGCCGGTCTGGAGCCGGTTTGGCAAAATGCATACGCCCACCAGTTATCCGGCGGCATGCGCCAGCGGGTACTCATTGCCATGGCCGTTGCCTGCAGTCCGGATCTGCTCATAGTAGACGAACCCTTCACTGCCCTGGATCCAGCCGCCGCATCTGCCATGGCGGATCTGATTGTTACACTCCAGCAGCACCTGGGGTTTGCCATGATTCTGATCTCCCATGCCATGCCGGCCATTGCCAGGATGACCGAAAATATTGTCACCCTGTATGCAGGCCAGGTTATTGAAGCCGGACCCACCCAGGCAGTGCTGGCCGACCCCTGCCACCCCTATACCCGGGGGCTGATTAATGCCTGTCCTGAATTTTACGGCTACAAAGATCTTTGGGGGATTGCCGGCACCCCGCCATCCCCCGGCAGCGTCTCCGGCTGCCCCTTTTGTCCGCGCTGTGTCCAGCACGGCCCGAACTGCAGCACCCGCCGGCCGCCCCTTGTTGAAGCAGGCAAAAGCAGGCAGGTGGCCTGCCATAAAGGCGGTATCACCACGGTACTCGAGGCCCGGGGACTTGAAAAAACATTTGACCTGAACGGCACTGCCGTCAAGGCGGTTCACCAGGCGGATATCACGATTAAATTCGGAGAGGTCGTGGCGCTTGTGGGCCCTTCAGGATCGGGAAAATCCACACTGGCCCATCTGCTGGTGGCCCTGGAAATACCGGATAAAGGCCGGGTGATCTTCCAGGGAACGCCCTTGACGGACAACCGTGCCACCTCATGCATGAACGGCATGCAGCTGGTATTCCAGGACCCGACCCAGGCCGTGAGTCCCAGGCTGACGGTCCTGGAGGCTGTCCGGGAACCGTTGGACATCATGGGGTGGAAAACCCAACAAGACAGGGATGAAAAGGCCCTTGCCGCCCTGCCCCTGGTACACCTGTCCCGGGATACAGGGTTTCTGAACCAGCCCTGCCATGCGTTAAGCGGAGGCCAGCGCCAGCGGGTCAGCGTGGCAAGAGCCCTGGTCACCGATCCTGTGCTGCTCATCGCCGATGAAATCACCGCCATGCTGGACCCGTCTGCCCAGGCCCATCTCTTGCGCATGCTCAAAGGCCTTCAGCACAAGCAAGGATTCTCCATGCTTTTTATTTCCCATGATATTCACCTGACGCGAAAAATTGCCGACCGGGCCTATGTGCTTGACCAGGGAAAAATTGTGGCCAAAGGTGCCGGATATGAGGTGTTTGAATCAACAGATCCATCTGAAATTACATTTAAGATCCAGCGAAGAGTTTGA
- a CDS encoding energy transducer TonB yields MKTMEKHLGLAVGWQPWAVALAGTLALNLLLFSVIPNLIKPQETVPLVTPMIQQIQLTRLRRASIEPEKKKKTPPPKAQLKKQSGKPSMNPQITRSLSMPFEINPRLPQGPTTIAVPEVISTSLDTLSLDTLFDTGELDHPLTVISRVPPVYPFRAKAKAIEGWVSVEFTVNEQGCVEDIKILDAEPEKIFDDSVMQCVAAWRFKPGRVNREIVKTRARTRIRFKLN; encoded by the coding sequence ATGAAAACCATGGAGAAGCACCTTGGGCTGGCCGTTGGATGGCAGCCCTGGGCCGTGGCATTGGCCGGCACCCTGGCCCTGAATCTGTTGCTTTTTTCCGTTATTCCCAATCTGATAAAACCCCAGGAGACTGTCCCGCTGGTGACCCCGATGATTCAGCAGATCCAGCTCACCCGGCTACGGCGCGCAAGCATTGAACCGGAAAAGAAAAAAAAGACGCCTCCGCCCAAGGCTCAACTCAAAAAGCAATCGGGCAAACCCAGCATGAACCCGCAAATCACCAGATCTCTTTCCATGCCCTTTGAAATCAATCCCCGCTTGCCTCAGGGACCGACCACCATTGCCGTGCCTGAAGTCATATCAACATCCCTGGACACTCTATCCCTTGACACGCTTTTTGACACGGGAGAGCTGGATCACCCCCTGACGGTGATTTCCAGGGTTCCGCCGGTCTACCCCTTCCGGGCCAAGGCCAAGGCCATTGAAGGCTGGGTATCTGTGGAATTCACGGTGAATGAACAGGGGTGTGTGGAGGACATAAAAATCCTGGATGCAGAACCTGAAAAAATATTTGATGACAGCGTGATGCAGTGCGTTGCTGCTTGGCGATTCAAACCCGGCCGAGTCAACCGGGAAATTGTAAAGACCCGGGCTAGAACACGCATCCGTTTTAAATTAAATTGA
- a CDS encoding ExbD/TolR family protein: MLNVLARRKDKKNAVELNIAPLIDMVFILLIFFLVTTSFVKETGIDVTRPTASTATMQSKATILIAVDSQNRVFMDHREIDIRAVRANTERALAENPDGAVVVVADQQSDTGVAIEVMDGCRLAGASNVSLAAALPEGQ, encoded by the coding sequence ATGTTAAACGTTTTAGCAAGGAGAAAAGACAAAAAAAACGCGGTGGAGTTAAATATCGCACCGCTCATTGATATGGTATTTATTTTGTTGATTTTTTTCCTTGTCACCACAAGTTTTGTCAAGGAAACCGGTATTGATGTCACCCGGCCCACAGCATCAACAGCAACAATGCAATCCAAAGCCACCATCTTAATTGCCGTGGACAGCCAGAACCGGGTATTCATGGATCACCGGGAGATCGACATCCGGGCGGTCAGGGCCAATACCGAACGGGCCCTGGCGGAAAATCCCGACGGGGCCGTGGTGGTTGTGGCCGACCAGCAATCAGACACCGGCGTGGCCATCGAGGTCATGGACGGCTGCCGTCTGGCCGGAGCATCTAATGTATCTTTGGCTGCAGCACTTCCGGAGGGACAATGA
- a CDS encoding class I SAM-dependent methyltransferase translates to MELQANAQTFWENQWMKTIERSKAEQPARSEARGPCDINRWDNMAKDFAQRTSGEKASVKRDATLKQLVDKGILTPKTRVLDVGAGPGSWALPMAKLCAHVTALEPSGGMIDIMSKRIEQEKVDNISIVQKTWQETDLAEQGWEKAFDLVFASMTPGIDGPDAVMKLMAASTYYCYMSAFSGPGMNQQFAPLWEKFFDRPMPQKHTDIIYPFNLVYAMGYRPDITFSWWNKEIDWDRDHTIRHITRFFQSHMEITREAEQIIADYVETRCVDGEYVPAAPVCRGTMTWSVHEDRKTRSGGSDGI, encoded by the coding sequence ATGGAACTACAAGCAAACGCCCAAACATTCTGGGAAAATCAGTGGATGAAAACCATTGAACGATCCAAAGCTGAACAGCCGGCAAGGTCGGAAGCTCGCGGCCCCTGCGATATAAACAGATGGGACAACATGGCCAAGGATTTTGCCCAACGGACCAGCGGAGAAAAGGCGTCTGTCAAGCGGGATGCCACGCTTAAACAGCTTGTGGACAAAGGGATTTTGACCCCAAAAACACGGGTTCTGGATGTCGGTGCAGGCCCGGGCTCCTGGGCCCTGCCCATGGCCAAACTCTGCGCCCATGTCACTGCCCTTGAACCCTCGGGCGGCATGATCGACATCATGTCGAAACGGATCGAACAAGAAAAGGTTGACAATATTAGCATTGTTCAAAAAACCTGGCAGGAGACGGATCTGGCAGAACAGGGATGGGAAAAGGCCTTTGATCTGGTATTTGCCTCCATGACACCCGGCATTGACGGGCCTGATGCCGTCATGAAACTGATGGCGGCCTCCACCTATTATTGCTATATGAGCGCCTTTTCAGGTCCCGGCATGAATCAGCAGTTTGCACCCCTGTGGGAAAAATTTTTCGACCGGCCCATGCCCCAAAAACACACGGATATCATCTACCCGTTCAACCTGGTTTATGCCATGGGGTATCGTCCGGACATTACCTTTTCCTGGTGGAACAAAGAGATCGACTGGGACAGGGATCACACCATCCGCCATATCACTCGTTTTTTTCAGTCCCATATGGAGATCACCCGGGAGGCGGAACAAATCATCGCCGACTATGTGGAGACCCGGTGTGTTGACGGCGAATATGTGCCTGCCGCACCGGTCTGCCGGGGTACCATGACCTGGTCCGTTCACGAAGACCGCAAGACCAGATCGGGAGGGTCGGATGGCATATAA
- a CDS encoding ABC transporter substrate-binding protein — MAYKPASYALRRCIVILALCLFFLVPTLNAGTSSGQVEVIRLAGGDWGYPSPYAHYPRGPGGVKMCMIFDSLLERGDQGLIPWLATSWQVEDQGKAYIFTVRKGVKWHDGTPMTPEDVAFSLNYAGRFPMTWSYVFDRIDRVEILDDDRIKVTLKTPTASMLYSLGISRIIPKHIWEKVDNPKTFTTPEAVIGTGPYRLTGYSREHGTYRFERFKDFWGPAVRVNRLEFIPVSESILAYQKHEIDMIRVSPDLLPKFQTDPEHRILKSPGFWGYRLLFNRNLPGPAQITQVRRAFAHAVDLDELVAKVARGAALPGRAGILPPDHVMAAQNVRAYEFNPEKAGRLLDQAEFTLNGGSVRTGADGKPLAFDLLCAGDEVRMAQILKQRLADVGVEISIKSCNGKTRDSRVRNQNYDLAIIGHGGWGGDPDYLIAHCTGDIKQSSSPSASGGSGLASPALMKLLNAQRSQTDPEKRRDLVVKIQQMAAEEVPEIPLFYTTGYTAFRPAKYDGWMFMFDHHSLEHSKLSYLDWKTWR, encoded by the coding sequence ATGGCATATAAACCGGCGAGTTATGCACTGCGCCGGTGTATAGTGATCCTGGCGTTATGTCTGTTTTTTCTGGTGCCGACACTCAATGCCGGCACCTCGTCCGGTCAGGTGGAGGTCATCCGGCTGGCTGGCGGGGACTGGGGATACCCGAGCCCCTACGCCCACTATCCCCGGGGGCCCGGGGGGGTTAAAATGTGCATGATCTTCGACAGTCTCCTGGAACGTGGGGATCAGGGACTTATCCCCTGGCTGGCCACATCCTGGCAGGTTGAAGACCAGGGAAAGGCATACATATTCACCGTTCGTAAAGGAGTCAAGTGGCATGACGGTACACCCATGACACCCGAGGATGTGGCCTTTTCCCTGAATTACGCCGGCCGCTTTCCCATGACCTGGTCCTATGTATTTGACCGCATCGACCGGGTTGAAATCCTTGACGACGACCGGATCAAGGTAACCTTGAAGACGCCCACCGCATCAATGCTTTACAGCCTGGGCATCAGCCGTATCATCCCCAAACACATCTGGGAAAAGGTGGATAATCCCAAAACATTTACCACGCCGGAGGCGGTGATCGGCACAGGCCCATATCGGCTCACCGGCTACAGCCGGGAACACGGCACCTACCGGTTTGAGCGGTTTAAGGATTTCTGGGGACCGGCCGTTCGGGTCAACCGGCTGGAGTTCATCCCGGTAAGTGAATCCATTCTGGCCTACCAGAAGCACGAGATAGACATGATCCGGGTCTCCCCGGACCTTTTGCCCAAATTTCAAACTGATCCCGAACATAGGATACTCAAGAGTCCGGGGTTCTGGGGATACCGACTCCTGTTCAACCGGAACCTTCCCGGTCCGGCGCAAATCACTCAGGTCCGCCGGGCCTTTGCCCATGCCGTTGACCTTGACGAACTTGTGGCCAAGGTGGCCCGGGGAGCGGCCCTGCCCGGACGGGCAGGCATTCTGCCCCCGGACCATGTCATGGCCGCCCAAAACGTCAGAGCCTATGAGTTTAATCCCGAAAAGGCAGGCAGGCTTTTGGACCAGGCCGAATTTACCCTGAACGGGGGATCTGTGCGAACAGGAGCTGACGGCAAGCCCCTTGCCTTTGATCTGTTATGTGCCGGCGACGAAGTCCGGATGGCGCAAATTCTAAAACAGCGTCTGGCTGACGTGGGCGTGGAAATAAGCATCAAAAGTTGCAACGGTAAAACCCGGGACAGCCGGGTCAGAAACCAAAACTACGATCTGGCCATCATCGGCCACGGCGGATGGGGCGGTGACCCTGATTATCTGATCGCCCACTGTACCGGGGACATCAAGCAATCAAGTTCGCCATCAGCTTCGGGTGGTTCCGGGTTGGCCTCCCCGGCCCTGATGAAATTGTTGAACGCCCAGCGCTCCCAAACCGATCCTGAAAAGCGGCGGGACCTGGTTGTAAAAATCCAGCAGATGGCGGCAGAAGAGGTGCCTGAGATCCCGCTGTTTTATACCACGGGGTACACGGCGTTCCGGCCGGCCAAGTACGACGGGTGGATGTTTATGTTTGACCATCACAGTTTGGAGCACAGCAAACTGTCCTATTTAGACTGGAAAACATGGCGCTGA